ATCTTAGTTAGTAAAATATAAAAAGTTAATTTTATAAATTACAAGATTAGTATTTACTTGAAAAGTAATTAATGAAAAAAATAAAGTCAATAAATGTAAAGCTAGGAGCTTGGTTCTGCTCCTGGTTTTTGTTTTTATTTTTATTCAAAGATTTTTAACTATTTAGAGTCCTTAGTTAAAGGATGGAGGGAAATGATGCACGTAATATATGAAAATAAATATTAAGAATATTAGAGTAAAAAGTATTTGTGCAACATTATTTATCTCTCTTTTCCTTTCTTGTAATAATGGAATAGAAGAACTTGAGAAGAGAAATACTTTCTTATCCTCACTTGCTAATTTAGGTAATGACTTCTTATCTGTCTTCACTTCTTTTGGCGATACTATTGGTGGCGTTTTAGGGTTTAATACTAATACTAAAAAGTCTGATGTTGCAGATTACTTTAAGAAAATTCAAACTACTCTAGAAAGAACTAAGACAGGCCTTAATAACATTGTTACTAACATGAAAAATGACAATAATCCTAATGCTACTGCAACTGAGACTGCTGTTAACAAGTTGGTTAATGAAACCCTTGATAAAATAATAGAAGGTGCTAAGACTGTTAGTGAGGCTGTTATTACTGTTGCTGAACCACTTGGAGATGTTGCTATTACTAGTTCTGCTGTGGGTGTTGGAGCTGAAGAATCTTCAGTTAAGTCTCTTAGTGAGGGTATTGGAAAGATTGTAAGTGTGGTACTTGGACAGGAAGGAAATGCTGAGGCTGGTGATAATAATAAGTCTAGTGGTGGTGGGGCAAGAAGTGCTACTGCTGCTAATGATGGTGAAGCAGGTA
This genomic window from Borrelia coriaceae contains:
- a CDS encoding variable large family protein, with translation MKINIKNIRVKSICATLFISLFLSCNNGIEELEKRNTFLSSLANLGNDFLSVFTSFGDTIGGVLGFNTNTKKSDVADYFKKIQTTLERTKTGLNNIVTNMKNDNNPNATATETAVNKLVNETLDKIIEGAKTVSEAVITVAEPLGDVAITSSAVGVGAEESSVKSLSEGIGKIVSVVLGQEGNAEAGDNNKSSGGGARSATAANDGEAGKLFVAESNGAGNSSDNANKVAADAAKAVGAVTGADILKAIVKENGGAAKLAKNSASTISGVTSLQDATLAGGIVLRAMAKSGKFANGKSSHDITTAVKGIAISAVTKALDTLTIAIRNTIDSGLKEVKKAMNINANYTPVTTETKN